From the genome of Rhinoderma darwinii isolate aRhiDar2 chromosome 1, aRhiDar2.hap1, whole genome shotgun sequence:
cagaaaccatgtacaccggatccgtcaccattgaaatcaatggtgatggaaacggaaacctctggtttgcgttcgtgtcagtttgtgtctgttcagggtcctgttctgacaaagctccgacggaacgtcagaacgggaccccaacgcagatgtgaccaGAGCCTTACATGCGCCGGTTGGTTATTTACATAAACAATGACTATGTTCAGGCTTTATAAAATCAGTACTTACAGCTGTAATACATATCTTCTTTTAACATAACcatctaaaaatgaaaaaaaaaaacattagactcAACATGTTGACTTTTGCAGTTATTAAATAAGATTTCAGATGTTTCAATACATTAGTACTTATGTTCAACATtggaggtgtgtattatgtattatgtTAAGGTAGCAGCTAGAGCTCTATAGTACTATATAAtacacactaaggccccatgcacacgaccgtgcccgcaatcacggcccgcgattgcgggcacggccggccgctgactgacagccgcattttcgggccgtgctcccatacaaagtatgggagcacggcccgcaaaatgcgaaagaacggcaattgcggtccgcaaaaacggagccattcactttcattgaccactgacacctttccgtagtactacggaagggtgtccgtgccgtggaaatgttccgggaattatggaacatgtccgttctttcgcattttgcgggccgtgctcccatactttgtatgggagcacggcccgaaaatgcggctgtcagtcagcggccggccgtgcccgaaaTCGTGGgccatgattgcgggcacggtcgtgtgcatggggccttagggtttattcagacgagcgtgttagTTTTGTATTCGCAAACTGTGTGACAGTCAGTGTTACGTCTGTCTGTGTTACGAGCGTCCgtgtttttttcttccatataccATCTGTTTTTcttgtctgcaaaaaaaaatgggatGAAGGCCCCATTTTATTATCAGCATCTCCCAGCAACAGATCCGTCAAAAATAGATTGCGCACGGATGTGTCTATGTGTTGTCCGTTTTTATTTAGGCCCCAGTAACTTAAATAGGCAAGTCTATGGACCATAGGTACAGACGTGTGGATAGCCTAATTGACTATAATAGGTCCATGTGCATTCCCTTGGAcacatggacagcacatggacgtgaaatacgcttgtctgaataagtTGCTTCAGAATTTCTAAAGAGAGCAGGGATGTCAATTATACAGTGCTAGGCCCAGATTTTGCAGAAGGAGTGGCGCTAAAATTTGTTACTTTGATGATGCAGTACCCCTATACAATGCCAAAGACTTTAGTGTACACCTCAGGGTgtacaataaggctatgttcacacacagtgttttcagacataattcgggcgttttacgcctcgaattacgcctgaaaaaacgcccctaatacgcctacaaacatctgcccattgcttgcaatgggttttacggtgttctgttcccacgaggtgtaattttacgcgtctctgtcaaaatacggcacgtaaaaagacgcccacgaaaaagaagtgcatgtcacttcttgggacgtttttggagccgtttttcattgaccccattgaaaaacagctccaataacggccgtaaaagacgccgtgaaaaactcgagttgctacaaaaacgtctgaaaatcaggagctgtattttcagacgtttttggtcactgcgtgtgaacatactcacaGTGCCATTCCTAGTGagtcctataacagtgccattcagtatgttcacacggcttttaAACGGCCGAaacatcggaagcagaacgcctcccatttcaatgggaaatacggtgttctgttgcgacggggcgtttttttacgcgggcaTTTTGAAAAaccgccgcgtaaaaaaacgtctgcgaaaaagaagcgcatgtcacttcttgagcctttttggagccattttaggACATGTAAATTTATGTTCCTGTGCCAAAAGAGCTTCCTGCAGAATGAATCAGTGATGAATGGGTAGCTCTGTATATTTGGTGCATTCTTACACAAGTATAATTTACTTCCACGACAATGGAGTTTTTCAATAACTACATTAGTGCACGGTAACGTAAAATAGCATAAAATAAGATTCTTAGCATCTAAAATATACGTACATTTGCCTTTATTATTCCGGCACAACAGTTTTTCTTCATTGGTGAACTGGATTACTTCAAATATTTCACCTTTACTAATTGGCAGGTCTTTCCCTCCACCTCTTTTGTTTCCTGCGCTTGGAACCACCATCATACGAGTCAAAACCCTTATTTCACCTTGAATCTAAAGTGTTAGAAAGACAATTAGTTATAACTCTCACCAAATATGAACAGTTTTTGGTATATTTGTTGTTTGTTAGACAATCTCATGGAAATCGGATATAGTTTCTTGATGAAAATATTATAGCTGATGATAGTTCCTAACCTACAGTCCCAATATTTCCATGTTCTGTTCTGTTCCATGTTTGCATGGGCAAAAGGGGTAACTGTTCTGGGGCCTCCAGTTCCCATATGCTCTTGACCACTGACAACCGTCATTATTATTATGATTCattctcagccatgactaaggacgaggagatcgtctgaaacgcgtaggctatacaCACCTATCTTCTTTCATACATCCACCTTTCCTCTGTGGGAGCAAGTTCtgcctgtttttatttttatattcaatAAAATCGGAACAAGTTTCCATTTTAATATACCATTGAACAACTTTTTTCTTGCGCTGGATCACACCCATTTCCTTGTTCAACCGTCattattatctgggcactgtatgctacTCTGATTTGCCTTTGATTGGTTGCCTTTGCCTCTTATTTAGCCACTGTTTGATACTattcagaggcgtaactaggaaagactgggccccatagcaaactcttaacCGGCCTCCCCCCCGGgttccacaagcagccccccttataaatagtgccccctgtagaatgtgccatacagcccccctgtagacagtgctatatagccccgcctatagacagtg
Proteins encoded in this window:
- the LOC142760364 gene encoding PML-RARA-regulated adapter molecule 1-like, giving the protein MMVVPSAGNKRGGGKDLPISKGEIFEVIQFTNEEKLLCRNNKGKYGYVKRRYVLQLEKEIYDDVGISGSGIIQQRR